A single Agromyces sp. CF514 DNA region contains:
- the folP gene encoding dihydropteroate synthase yields MSAATPAVGGTVRTIGPRTFDFARQVAVMAIVNRTPDSFYDRGRTDALDAAVEAGLRAIDEGADWIDIGGAKFAPGPAVPVAEEVDRVVPVVAALADAGAVISVDTFHAEVAREAIAAGAHVINDTTGLSDPSMASVLVDTGASIVITHSLAAPRTPLPSPRYADVVADVVDFLRSRVARAEAGGVASDRIIVDPGHDLNKHTLDSLELTRRLDEVVALGYPTLVALSNKDFVGESLGRPRSERVEGSIAAAVYSVMRGARIVRVHNVRETVDAMRMIEAIEGWREPVFLEHNQ; encoded by the coding sequence ATGAGCGCGGCGACGCCGGCCGTCGGCGGCACGGTGCGCACGATCGGCCCGCGCACCTTCGACTTCGCGCGCCAGGTCGCGGTCATGGCGATCGTGAACCGCACGCCCGACTCGTTCTACGACCGGGGCCGGACCGATGCGCTCGACGCGGCCGTCGAGGCCGGGCTCCGGGCGATCGACGAGGGCGCCGACTGGATCGACATCGGAGGGGCGAAGTTCGCGCCGGGACCGGCGGTGCCCGTGGCCGAGGAGGTCGACCGCGTGGTGCCCGTCGTCGCCGCGCTCGCCGATGCGGGCGCAGTGATCTCGGTCGACACGTTCCACGCAGAGGTCGCCCGCGAGGCGATCGCGGCCGGCGCGCACGTGATCAACGACACCACGGGGCTCAGCGATCCGAGCATGGCCTCGGTGCTCGTCGACACGGGCGCGTCGATCGTCATCACGCACAGCCTGGCGGCGCCGCGCACGCCGCTTCCGTCGCCGCGGTACGCCGACGTGGTCGCCGACGTGGTCGACTTCCTCAGGTCGCGGGTCGCCCGAGCCGAGGCGGGCGGCGTGGCATCCGATCGCATCATCGTCGACCCCGGTCACGACCTGAACAAGCACACGCTCGACTCGCTCGAGCTCACGCGCAGGCTCGACGAGGTCGTCGCGCTCGGATACCCGACGCTCGTCGCGCTCTCGAACAAGGACTTCGTCGGCGAGAGCCTCGGCCGTCCGCGCTCCGAACGCGTCGAGGGGTCGATCGCGGCCGCCGTCTACAGCGTGATGCGCGGCGCTCGGATCGTGCGTGTGCACAACGTGCGAGAGACCGTCGATGCGATGCGCATGATCGAAGCCATCGAGGGATGGCGCGAACCCGTGTTCCTGGAGCACAACCAGTGA
- a CDS encoding pyrimidine reductase family protein: MNGGPAIDRETLLTAYGLRDRGVPRIRMNFVASIDGAVTLDGRSGGLGDASDRLAMQAMRTVADLVLVGAGTVRAEGYGGLAVDEADAAWRRARGLDGQPRIAVVSSRLDLDPRHPFFSKAVRRPIVVTTATSPEHRRSALAEIADVLVCGEDEVDLALAQASLAAAGLTQVLCEGGPHLFGALLDAELVDEVCLSLSPTLVGGAAGRIAQGAGERARPMRLAHALPAGDLLLLRYSRD; this comes from the coding sequence GTGAACGGCGGCCCGGCGATCGATCGTGAGACGCTGCTCACCGCATACGGGCTGCGCGATCGCGGGGTGCCGCGCATCCGCATGAACTTCGTCGCGAGCATCGACGGCGCCGTCACGCTCGACGGTCGCAGCGGCGGCCTCGGCGACGCGAGCGACCGACTCGCCATGCAGGCCATGCGCACGGTCGCCGACCTCGTACTGGTGGGGGCCGGCACGGTGCGCGCCGAGGGGTACGGCGGACTCGCGGTCGACGAGGCGGATGCCGCGTGGCGGCGTGCGCGGGGCCTCGACGGCCAGCCCCGCATCGCCGTGGTCTCGTCGCGGCTCGACCTCGACCCGCGGCATCCGTTCTTCTCGAAGGCGGTGCGACGACCGATCGTGGTGACGACCGCGACGTCGCCCGAGCATCGGCGTTCGGCGCTCGCCGAGATAGCCGACGTGCTCGTGTGCGGTGAAGACGAGGTCGACCTCGCGCTGGCGCAGGCCTCGCTCGCCGCGGCGGGCCTGACGCAGGTGCTCTGCGAGGGCGGTCCCCACCTGTTCGGCGCACTGCTCGACGCGGAACTCGTCGACGAGGTGTGCCTCTCGCTCAGCCCGACCCTGGTCGGCGGCGCGGCCGGGCGGATCGCACAGGGCGCCGGCGAGCGGGCGCGACCGATGCGGCTCGCGCACGCCCTGCCGGCGGGCGACCTGCTGCTGCTGCGCTACTCGCGCGACTGA
- a CDS encoding DNA repair helicase XPB, which yields MSDGPLIVQSDRTVLLEVAHPLAEDARHDLAVFAELERAPEHVHTYRITRLGLWNARAAGHTSDDMLGTLEKYAKFPVPQTVSVDMRETVSRYGRLVVDRTDDGALRLRSDDLAVLTEVANAKRIAPLLTERIDDTGFLVEAWARGALKQELVKLGWPAEDLAGYTPGTPHPIDLEESNWHLRDYQQKAVDNFFDGGSGVVVLPCGAGKTLVGAGAMATAKTTTLILVTNTVSARQWRDELLRRTTLTADEIGEYSGQTKEIRPVTIATYQILTAKRKGEYAHLALLDALDWGLVVYDEVHLLPAPVFKLTAELQARRRLGLTATLVREDGREGDVFSLIGPKRFDAPWKEIEAQGFISPAACYEVRIDLPQSERLAYAASADDERYRLAATAPAKLDVVKELVAKHRGERILVIGQYLDQIDELAETLGAPQLTGATPVDERERLFQEFRDGRTPVLVVSKVANFSVDLPEATVAIQVSGSYGSRQEEAQRLGRLLRPKESGLTANFYTLVARDTVDQDFAQNRQRFLAEQGYSYTILDAHALEAA from the coding sequence ATGTCAGACGGCCCCCTCATCGTGCAGAGCGACCGCACCGTGCTGCTGGAGGTCGCGCATCCCCTCGCTGAAGATGCGCGCCACGACCTCGCGGTCTTCGCCGAACTCGAACGCGCACCCGAGCACGTGCACACGTACCGCATCACCCGACTCGGTCTCTGGAACGCTCGCGCGGCCGGGCACACGTCCGACGACATGCTCGGCACGCTCGAGAAGTACGCGAAGTTCCCGGTGCCGCAGACGGTCTCGGTCGACATGCGCGAGACCGTGTCGCGATACGGCCGGCTCGTCGTCGACCGCACCGACGACGGCGCACTGCGCCTGCGCTCCGACGACCTCGCGGTGCTCACCGAGGTCGCGAACGCGAAGCGCATCGCGCCGCTGCTGACCGAGCGCATCGACGACACCGGGTTCCTCGTCGAGGCCTGGGCGAGGGGCGCGCTCAAGCAGGAGCTCGTGAAGCTTGGCTGGCCCGCCGAGGATCTCGCCGGCTACACGCCCGGCACCCCGCACCCCATCGACCTCGAAGAGTCGAACTGGCACCTGCGCGACTACCAGCAGAAGGCCGTCGACAACTTCTTCGACGGCGGCTCGGGCGTCGTCGTGCTGCCATGCGGCGCCGGCAAGACGCTCGTCGGCGCGGGTGCGATGGCGACCGCGAAGACCACGACGCTCATCCTCGTGACGAACACGGTCTCCGCCCGTCAATGGCGCGACGAACTGCTGCGACGCACGACCCTCACGGCCGACGAGATCGGCGAGTACTCGGGGCAGACGAAGGAGATCCGGCCCGTCACGATCGCGACGTACCAGATCCTGACCGCCAAGCGGAAGGGCGAGTACGCCCACCTCGCGCTCCTCGACGCCCTCGACTGGGGCCTCGTGGTCTACGACGAGGTGCACCTGCTGCCCGCGCCCGTGTTCAAGCTCACCGCCGAGCTGCAGGCCCGCCGCCGCCTCGGCCTCACCGCGACGCTCGTGCGCGAAGACGGCCGGGAAGGCGACGTTTTCAGCCTCATCGGCCCCAAGCGGTTCGACGCCCCCTGGAAGGAGATCGAGGCCCAGGGCTTCATCTCCCCCGCCGCCTGCTACGAGGTGCGCATCGACCTGCCGCAGTCCGAGCGGCTCGCCTACGCGGCATCAGCCGACGACGAACGCTACCGCCTCGCCGCGACCGCGCCGGCGAAGCTCGACGTCGTGAAGGAACTCGTCGCCAAGCACCGCGGCGAGCGCATCCTCGTGATCGGCCAGTACCTCGACCAGATCGACGAGCTCGCCGAGACGCTCGGCGCCCCCCAGCTCACGGGCGCCACGCCGGTCGACGAGCGCGAACGCCTCTTCCAGGAGTTCCGCGACGGCCGCACGCCCGTGCTCGTCGTGTCGAAGGTCGCGAACTTCTCGGTCGACCTGCCCGAGGCGACCGTGGCGATCCAGGTCTCCGGCTCGTACGGCTCGCGTCAGGAGGAGGCGCAGCGCCTCGGCCGCCTCCTGCGCCCGAAGGAGTCCGGCCTCACCGCCAACTTCTACACGCTCGTCGCGCGCGACACCGTCGACCAGGACTTCGCGCAGAACCGTCAGCGGTTCCTCGCCGAGCAGGGGTACAGCTACACCATCCTCGACGCCCACGCGCTCGAAGCGGCCTGA
- a CDS encoding helicase-associated domain-containing protein yields the protein MLELAARLRSLPRDDLGAALATREFEGSGVRDLFDLAEVLLAPDSLDHVLSRLDRPRLAVLAATASLTADHTDTTVEAITAELARLGASPELTAAVPALIARLSDSLLVVAHDDDRVHLPAAVGARLAVRTERDIPDAAELAAPAPPVLVGIDDVDRTLLERRAAEAAYATVAATAELLAAVGAQPARELAKGGLTLPDSKRLSEACGVDLDALPRLFHRADEAGLVLRDGAYWLESDIGAEWAQLGSAARWQRLAEQWLARIPPSLRDLVARRSESISATDLRDDVRWLYPAGGKWLDDGLDRLVDDAEALGLAVAGEPVASGRLVLTGEVAAAAAELAVHFPAQVSKVYVQHDLTIVSPGPLEPVLDARLRGIADVEGRDLASTYRVSAASVNRGLAAGETAETILEFLGEISLTGIPQPVAYLVGEASRRFGSVRVAAADQADLPARTMVRSDDEQLIGTLAVDQTLNAVGLRLAGPHRLLSRFAPDVVFWALADAKYPVAAEDHDGTIVRLHRHHLAQSPTPQPASDQVAALLDRLLAKHDDDATDEVAWLARQLEAAARSKETLTVTVRMPGGTTADYLLAPASVANGRLRARDRKADIERTLPLSAIAAVSPAPSNV from the coding sequence ATGCTCGAACTCGCCGCGCGACTCCGCTCGCTGCCCCGCGACGACCTCGGGGCGGCGCTGGCCACACGCGAGTTCGAGGGCTCCGGCGTCCGCGATCTCTTCGACCTCGCCGAGGTCCTGCTGGCACCCGACTCGCTCGACCACGTGCTCTCGCGTCTCGACCGACCGCGCCTCGCGGTCCTCGCGGCGACGGCCTCGCTGACGGCCGACCACACCGACACCACGGTCGAGGCGATCACCGCGGAACTCGCACGGCTCGGCGCATCGCCAGAGCTCACGGCCGCCGTGCCGGCCCTGATCGCGCGCCTCTCGGACTCGCTGCTGGTCGTCGCCCACGACGACGACCGCGTGCACCTTCCCGCCGCGGTCGGCGCCCGCCTCGCGGTACGCACCGAACGGGACATCCCCGACGCTGCCGAGCTCGCCGCTCCCGCTCCGCCCGTGCTCGTCGGCATCGACGACGTCGACCGCACGCTGCTCGAGCGTCGGGCGGCCGAAGCGGCCTACGCGACCGTCGCCGCCACCGCCGAGCTGCTCGCCGCCGTCGGCGCCCAGCCCGCGCGCGAGCTCGCGAAGGGCGGACTGACGCTGCCCGACTCCAAGCGCCTCTCCGAGGCGTGCGGCGTCGACCTCGACGCCCTGCCGCGACTGTTCCACCGGGCCGACGAGGCCGGGCTGGTGCTCCGCGACGGCGCGTACTGGCTCGAGTCCGACATCGGCGCCGAGTGGGCGCAGCTCGGGTCCGCCGCTCGCTGGCAACGGCTCGCCGAGCAGTGGCTCGCGCGCATCCCTCCGTCGCTCCGCGACCTCGTCGCGCGACGCAGCGAGTCGATCTCGGCGACCGACCTCCGTGACGACGTGCGGTGGCTCTACCCGGCGGGCGGAAAGTGGCTCGACGACGGACTCGACCGGCTGGTCGACGACGCCGAGGCGCTCGGCCTCGCGGTCGCCGGCGAACCCGTGGCGTCGGGCCGCCTCGTGCTCACGGGAGAGGTCGCCGCCGCGGCCGCCGAGCTCGCGGTGCACTTCCCGGCCCAGGTGTCGAAGGTCTACGTGCAGCACGACCTCACCATCGTCTCGCCCGGTCCGCTCGAGCCCGTGCTCGACGCGCGCCTGCGCGGCATCGCCGACGTCGAAGGGCGCGATCTCGCCTCGACGTATCGTGTGAGCGCCGCATCCGTGAACCGCGGGCTCGCGGCCGGCGAGACCGCCGAGACGATCCTCGAGTTCCTCGGCGAGATCTCGCTCACGGGCATTCCGCAACCGGTCGCCTACCTCGTGGGCGAGGCCTCCCGACGATTCGGCAGCGTGCGCGTCGCCGCCGCCGACCAGGCCGACCTGCCGGCTCGCACGATGGTGCGTTCCGACGACGAGCAGCTCATCGGCACGCTCGCGGTCGACCAGACGCTGAACGCCGTCGGCCTCAGGCTGGCCGGACCCCACCGCCTGCTCTCGCGCTTCGCCCCCGACGTCGTGTTCTGGGCGCTGGCCGACGCGAAGTACCCGGTCGCCGCCGAAGACCACGACGGCACGATCGTGCGCCTGCACCGCCACCACCTCGCGCAGTCGCCGACGCCGCAGCCCGCATCCGACCAGGTCGCGGCGCTGCTCGACCGACTCCTCGCCAAGCACGACGACGACGCCACCGACGAGGTCGCGTGGCTGGCCAGGCAGCTCGAGGCCGCCGCACGCTCGAAGGAGACGCTCACGGTCACCGTGCGCATGCCGGGCGGCACGACCGCCGACTACCTCCTCGCCCCGGCGAGCGTCGCGAACGGACGCCTGCGCGCGCGCGACCGCAAGGCCGACATCGAACGCACGCTGCCGCTCTCGGCGATCGCGGCAGTTTCGCCCGCCCCGTCGAACGTGTGA
- a CDS encoding multidrug ABC transporter ATPase: MSETQQSGSQRVERVLAFMFAGLVLLSIAAFITVIFATVAGVAENDGFSQGVWPVVIMLPWFGLPIAFLLLIALFIVHAVNRSRTTRAQTN; this comes from the coding sequence GTGAGCGAAACCCAGCAGTCCGGCAGTCAGCGCGTCGAACGCGTCCTCGCGTTCATGTTCGCCGGGTTGGTGCTCCTCTCGATCGCGGCGTTCATCACCGTGATCTTCGCGACCGTCGCCGGCGTGGCCGAGAACGACGGCTTCAGCCAGGGTGTCTGGCCGGTCGTCATCATGCTGCCGTGGTTCGGCCTGCCGATCGCGTTCCTGCTCCTCATCGCCCTGTTCATCGTGCACGCCGTGAACCGCTCGCGCACCACGCGCGCCCAGACGAACTGA
- a CDS encoding cold-shock protein, translated as MPTGKVKFYDEEKGFGFISSDDGQEVFLHASALPAGATVRAGSRLEFGVAEGKRGAQALSVRVLDAPVSLAKINRKPADDMAIIVEDVVKVLDSIGADLRRGRYPEKSKARTVATVLRKVADDLDA; from the coding sequence ATGCCCACCGGCAAGGTCAAGTTCTACGACGAGGAGAAGGGATTCGGCTTCATCAGCTCCGATGACGGCCAGGAGGTCTTCCTCCACGCATCCGCTCTTCCCGCCGGTGCGACCGTGCGCGCGGGCAGCCGACTCGAGTTCGGCGTGGCCGAGGGCAAGCGCGGCGCCCAGGCGCTGTCGGTGCGCGTGCTCGACGCGCCCGTGAGCCTCGCGAAGATCAACCGCAAGCCCGCCGACGACATGGCGATCATCGTCGAAGACGTCGTCAAGGTGCTCGACTCGATCGGCGCCGACCTGCGCCGCGGTCGCTACCCCGAGAAGTCCAAGGCACGCACGGTCGCCACCGTGCTGCGCAAGGTGGCAGACGATCTGGATGCCTGA
- a CDS encoding DUF3027 domain-containing protein, which yields MPEFTEPETDAAASASEVDATDEATEVVEPVDSASVPSEADAADATPEPEPVEPAESEPVDAEAEAEPVDAEPEPVVFEPDPVLLAAVDLARSALLETTAPETVGSVVGHIAEDEHVLTLHFASDLSGYPGWHWSVTIARVEDDRPTIIETQLLPGERALLAPAWVPWSERLADYRAAQAAAAAAARAAGEEPEGDDLEFVPDDGSEELEVGDDDFDDEHDLDDEHDDHEFDDEHDADDDAGHDDDAGHEADAGHEADADERALEGADGQDETPAP from the coding sequence ATGCCTGAGTTCACCGAGCCCGAGACGGATGCCGCGGCATCTGCATCCGAGGTCGACGCGACTGACGAGGCGACCGAGGTCGTCGAGCCGGTCGACTCCGCGTCCGTCCCGTCCGAGGCGGATGCCGCGGATGCGACGCCGGAGCCGGAGCCGGTCGAACCCGCGGAGTCCGAGCCGGTCGATGCCGAGGCAGAGGCCGAGCCGGTCGATGCCGAGCCCGAGCCCGTCGTCTTCGAACCCGATCCCGTGCTCCTGGCTGCCGTCGACCTCGCCCGCAGCGCGCTGCTCGAGACGACCGCGCCCGAGACCGTGGGGTCCGTCGTGGGCCACATCGCCGAAGACGAGCACGTGCTCACGCTGCACTTCGCCTCCGACCTCTCGGGCTACCCCGGGTGGCACTGGAGCGTGACGATCGCGCGCGTCGAGGACGACCGGCCGACGATCATCGAGACCCAACTGCTGCCGGGCGAGCGAGCTCTGCTCGCGCCGGCGTGGGTGCCGTGGTCCGAGCGGCTCGCCGACTACCGGGCCGCGCAGGCCGCAGCGGCCGCCGCTGCGCGAGCCGCCGGCGAGGAGCCCGAGGGCGACGACCTCGAGTTCGTGCCCGACGACGGATCCGAGGAACTCGAGGTCGGCGACGACGACTTCGACGACGAGCACGACCTCGACGACGAGCACGACGACCATGAGTTCGACGACGAGCACGACGCCGACGACGACGCCGGACACGACGACGACGCCGGACACGAGGCCGACGCCGGACACGAGGCCGACGCCGACGAGCGCGCGCTCGAAGGCGCCGACGGTCAGGACGAGACGCCCGCGCCCTGA
- a CDS encoding DUF2530 domain-containing protein: protein MRLWLPESERRPDPAPARADARKAVLAGTALWLVGLVACLIVRDVLASAGLAWLVWACATGVLLGLAALVFVQATRRRRARQGAGVSS, encoded by the coding sequence GTGCGCCTCTGGCTCCCCGAGTCGGAGCGTCGGCCCGATCCGGCGCCCGCGAGGGCCGACGCGCGCAAGGCGGTGCTGGCCGGCACCGCGCTCTGGCTGGTCGGGCTCGTCGCGTGCCTCATCGTGCGCGACGTGCTCGCATCGGCCGGGCTCGCATGGCTCGTCTGGGCATGCGCGACCGGAGTGCTGCTCGGCCTGGCCGCGCTCGTCTTCGTGCAGGCGACCAGGCGGCGGCGCGCACGTCAGGGCGCGGGCGTCTCGTCCTGA
- the serC gene encoding phosphoserine transaminase, which translates to MPSIVIPSDLLPADGRFGCGPSKVRPEQLAHLAEVGPALLGTSHRQAPVKNLVGRVRSGLSDLFALPDGYEVVLGNGGSTAFWDAAASGLIERRAQLCSFGEFGQKFAGAAGAPWLEAPDVRKADAGTRSNPEAVEGVDVYAWPHNETSTGVMAPVQRVSGDDGALTVIDATSAAGGVAVDPTQFDVYYFAPQKNFASDGGIWFALFSPAAIERVERIAAGDRYIPEFLSLKNAVDNSRLNQTLNTPALSTLLLLENQLEWMNASGGLAWADARTRESSSVLYDWAARTSVATPFVADPADRSQVVVTIDFDETTDAARIASILRENGVVDTEPYRKLGRNQLRVATFTAIEPDDVRALTASIDYVLEQIG; encoded by the coding sequence ATGCCGAGCATCGTGATCCCCAGCGACCTCCTGCCCGCAGACGGACGATTCGGCTGCGGCCCCTCCAAGGTGCGCCCCGAGCAGCTCGCCCACCTCGCCGAGGTCGGCCCCGCGCTGCTCGGCACCTCGCACCGCCAAGCGCCCGTCAAGAACCTCGTCGGACGCGTGCGTTCCGGCCTCTCCGACCTCTTCGCGCTGCCCGACGGCTACGAGGTCGTGCTGGGCAACGGCGGCTCGACGGCGTTCTGGGATGCCGCGGCATCCGGACTCATCGAACGTCGCGCCCAGCTCTGCTCGTTCGGCGAGTTCGGGCAGAAGTTCGCGGGCGCGGCCGGCGCACCGTGGCTCGAGGCTCCCGACGTGCGCAAGGCCGACGCCGGCACGAGGTCGAACCCCGAGGCCGTCGAAGGCGTCGACGTCTACGCGTGGCCGCACAACGAGACCTCGACGGGTGTCATGGCGCCCGTGCAGCGGGTGTCGGGCGACGACGGCGCGCTGACCGTCATCGACGCGACGAGCGCCGCGGGCGGCGTCGCCGTCGACCCGACGCAGTTCGACGTCTACTACTTCGCACCCCAGAAGAACTTCGCCTCCGACGGCGGCATCTGGTTCGCCCTCTTCTCGCCGGCCGCGATCGAGCGCGTCGAGCGCATCGCGGCAGGCGACCGCTACATCCCCGAGTTCCTCTCGCTGAAGAACGCGGTCGACAACTCGCGCCTGAACCAGACCCTCAACACGCCCGCGCTCAGCACCCTTCTGCTGCTCGAGAACCAGCTCGAGTGGATGAACGCCTCGGGCGGTCTCGCCTGGGCCGACGCCCGCACGCGCGAATCGTCATCGGTGCTCTACGACTGGGCCGCACGCACGTCCGTCGCGACCCCGTTCGTCGCCGACCCGGCCGACCGCTCGCAGGTCGTCGTCACGATCGACTTCGACGAGACGACGGATGCCGCGCGCATCGCGTCGATCCTCCGCGAGAACGGCGTCGTCGACACCGAGCCGTACCGCAAGCTCGGACGCAACCAGCTGCGCGTCGCGACGTTCACCGCGATCGAGCCCGACGACGTGCGCGCGCTCACCGCATCGATCGACTACGTGCTCGAGCAGATCGGCTGA
- a CDS encoding metal-dependent transcriptional regulator, translating to MTDLIDTTEMYLRTILDLEEENIVPLRARISERLGHSGPTVSQTVARMERDGLVVVSDDRHLELTADGRSKAVHVMRKHRLAERLLSDVIGLEWEYVHDEACRWEHVMSEQVERRLIEILGEPKESPYGNPIPGLEELGLAPADPFMSGVVRVTDAIAERDAAVRGVVRRLGEPVQFDPELLLQLKQAGIMPGASATFTRSGGYVAVEVDGIDGALELPNEVAGHIFVAE from the coding sequence GTGACCGATCTCATCGACACGACGGAGATGTACCTCCGCACCATCCTCGACCTCGAAGAGGAGAACATCGTCCCCCTGCGCGCCCGCATCTCGGAGCGCCTCGGCCATTCCGGCCCGACGGTCTCGCAGACCGTGGCGCGCATGGAGCGCGACGGGCTCGTGGTCGTCTCCGACGACCGTCACCTCGAGCTGACCGCCGACGGTCGCAGCAAGGCCGTGCACGTCATGCGCAAGCACCGCCTCGCCGAGCGCCTGCTCTCCGACGTCATCGGCCTCGAGTGGGAGTACGTGCACGACGAGGCATGCCGCTGGGAGCATGTCATGAGCGAACAGGTCGAGCGTCGACTCATCGAGATCCTCGGCGAGCCGAAGGAGTCGCCCTACGGCAACCCGATCCCCGGTCTCGAAGAGCTCGGACTCGCGCCCGCCGACCCGTTCATGTCGGGCGTCGTGCGGGTCACCGACGCCATCGCCGAGCGTGATGCCGCGGTTCGCGGCGTGGTCCGACGCCTCGGCGAGCCGGTGCAGTTCGACCCCGAACTGCTGCTCCAGCTCAAGCAGGCCGGCATCATGCCCGGTGCGTCTGCGACGTTCACCCGCAGCGGCGGATACGTCGCCGTCGAGGTCGACGGCATCGACGGCGCGCTCGAACTGCCGAACGAGGTCGCCGGTCACATCTTCGTCGCGGAATAG
- a CDS encoding C40 family peptidase, producing MAPRVTPEPQPAAVVQRPLASTRRLRRGGVANVAVMTIAAGIVGTLAIPAYAFAPGSNDPQFATTDATRMTKAQAQSVEVAEDVIAAPVTKDGFAAVTKAEIDAAAEAKRQAEEAAAAAEAARVAAETAMTSYAASYAGPSVGDFLANPPYPSFDLASVYGVATQYIGTPYVYGGATPAGFDCSGFVMYVYAQFGVAMPHSSAGQGAMGTVISEADAQPGDLVIMDGHDGFYAGNGMILHAPYEGASVRVQPIWTSDYTIVRIGI from the coding sequence GTGGCCCCGCGCGTCACCCCAGAACCCCAGCCCGCCGCCGTCGTGCAGCGCCCGCTCGCATCGACCCGTCGGCTCCGTCGCGGCGGCGTCGCGAACGTGGCCGTCATGACGATCGCCGCGGGCATCGTCGGCACGCTCGCGATCCCCGCCTACGCGTTCGCGCCGGGCAGCAACGACCCGCAGTTCGCCACGACCGACGCGACCCGCATGACGAAGGCGCAGGCGCAGTCCGTCGAGGTCGCCGAAGACGTCATCGCGGCTCCCGTCACGAAGGACGGCTTCGCCGCCGTCACCAAGGCGGAGATCGACGCGGCCGCCGAGGCGAAGCGTCAGGCCGAGGAGGCCGCGGCCGCCGCCGAGGCGGCACGGGTCGCCGCCGAGACCGCGATGACCTCGTACGCCGCATCGTACGCGGGTCCGTCGGTCGGCGACTTCCTCGCGAACCCGCCGTACCCGAGCTTCGACCTCGCGAGCGTGTACGGCGTCGCGACGCAGTACATCGGCACGCCGTACGTCTACGGCGGCGCAACGCCCGCCGGCTTCGACTGCTCGGGCTTCGTCATGTACGTCTACGCCCAGTTCGGCGTCGCCATGCCCCACTCCTCCGCTGGGCAGGGCGCGATGGGCACCGTCATCTCCGAGGCCGACGCGCAGCCCGGCGACCTCGTGATCATGGACGGCCACGACGGCTTCTACGCCGGCAACGGCATGATCCTGCACGCGCCGTACGAGGGTGCCTCGGTTCGCGTGCAGCCGATCTGGACGAGCGACTACACGATCGTGCGCATCGGCATCTGA
- a CDS encoding HNH endonuclease, with translation MRTLVLNAGYEPLAVISFKRALLLVMNQKATVIQADEGNPVCAASGSWQRPSVIVLTRYVRTPRVHSVPVSRRGVLRRDEHRCAYCARSAATIDHVLPRSRGGRDTWENLVACCLRCNNLKSDHTPAEMGWELRFTPRMPHGRSWVVRGFERTLPQWDEYLSVAA, from the coding sequence ATGCGCACACTCGTGCTCAACGCCGGCTATGAGCCGCTCGCCGTGATCTCGTTCAAGCGGGCGCTGCTGCTGGTCATGAACCAGAAGGCGACCGTGATCCAGGCCGACGAGGGCAATCCCGTCTGCGCCGCGAGCGGCTCCTGGCAGAGACCGAGCGTGATCGTGCTCACCAGGTACGTGCGCACGCCACGCGTGCACTCGGTGCCCGTGAGCCGCCGAGGGGTCCTGCGCAGGGACGAGCACCGGTGCGCCTATTGCGCTCGATCGGCCGCGACCATCGACCACGTGCTCCCGCGCTCGCGCGGCGGCCGGGACACCTGGGAGAACCTCGTCGCGTGCTGCCTGCGATGCAACAACCTCAAGAGCGACCACACCCCGGCAGAGATGGGGTGGGAACTCCGCTTCACCCCGCGCATGCCGCACGGGCGAAGCTGGGTCGTGCGTGGATTCGAGCGCACGCTCCCGCAATGGGACGAGTACCTCTCGGTGGCTGCGTGA